The genome window ATTGGAGACTGGTCAAGTACTTGGGAGGACTAATGTAGTTTCCGGGCATGTGAAGACCCAGCTTATAGCTCACGATAAAGAGGTATATGAAGTACGGTTTATATTATGTTCGTCTTTATTTTACTATATAAGTTTAGTTGCAACAGTTTCGCTTTTTATCCTGTTTGTTgttcataaaaaatgaataaatattcacttacaaagttatatacgtaaTAACTTAAGCGGGCACGtagtgtatgaagcagaatatgtgttataacgactgtcgttttcggccACACAAGGactaataagttacatttatttatttcaacaaatGTTTTGCCCACCAAGTCATTACTATGCCCGATAACACGCCATGGAACCCTTTATGTATAAAATGATTCAAATAAATCCATTTAAGTTACTCTCATACCATATGTACATACATGTGTGTGGTACTGGTATAGTTTGAAATCACTAAAGCATTTAATCTTAAAAAGCTCAGCTGCTTCAAACTTAATGAATTTCAAAGCCGCCTCTAACACAGCAGTGTTAACTTATTGTAGATTGTATAATTCACTACTAGACCAagtgtttatgacatcacacacacttatgacatcacacacagGTTTATGACATCGCATTCAGTCGAGCAGGAGGTGGACGGGACATGTTTGCATCGGTTGGGGCAGACGGCTCAGTTCGAATGTTTGATCTTCGTCATCTTGAACATTCAACCATTATATATGAGGTGATGATTGTTGTGGGGGTTGTTCAAATAACATTTACCATAAATAAAGatgttaaactaaaaacaacctttttttaccaaagtatttttggcCAACTCTCGCCTAAATCTCAGTTCTTCTGTTAtgctcgctgtaggacctcacccagatagaatagaatgtgcatatacaatgttggagtaatgacCAACTCTGGCACCAATCCTCACTCCTATAAAAAAGGGAAtttacaagtatatatatatataatatacaataaacatatagtaaAGTAAATTGGTTTGTTTAATGCCTTTCACATTAATACGATCTACCCACAGGACCCCACCCACCAACCCTTGCTTAGATTATGTTGGAACAAACAAGATCCAAACTACCTTGCTACAATGGCCATGGATGGTGTGGAGGTGAATATGCTTGTATTTTATCTATAAATGTGATACAACTAGTACTTTCCTTTTACCAATGCTTAGATAATTAGTCTTATTTATTATATcatatgttttcattatatagtaggttgcggtaagatgggacaccttttcaatatattttcccatcccatttggtagtaaacaaagaacctcacgactcctatagactgttgttaaatgtttaaaacctgattaggatatttagatattatgtgctaaaggtgtcccatcttcccccaccctactatatatttatgtattccTCTGTTtcatgtgttatatatatatatatatcaattgtcccatattaatatataggCTAATTTGTGAATGACACTATCCCAGTACTTCTAGCTTGAATACTTCATGTAAATAAAGGTTGTCTTGTATCAATATTAGCAGTTAAAACATCGAACACAGCATTTGCATATAAATCCTTTAACCATCACACTTATGCTGTGGTTGTGTAACACTTCAACTATTTAAAGttgaacaaaagttttttcagAACGTCAACCataatttttgtaaacttaGAACAAATACTTCTTTGAAACCATAATTGTAGCAAACTTATAGTGTGGAACATTAGAAACATATGCAGTGTGGAGTATATGAACATTGATATTGGATTAACAATGTAATGTCTTTCACACACCGTTTATCCATTGCGAGATTTAGCgacttttgttttgctgctaaattCCCTTATCTTcgttgttttagttaatatGAACATCACTATCATATTTAGAGataaataattattgttttatgttattgtATCCAGGTATGAAATTGTGGTTTCTAAACATCAGGTTGTTATCGTGCAGGTTATTATTCTTGACGTGCGAGTACCCTGTACACCGGTTGCCAAGTTAAACAACCATCGTGCTTGTGTGAATGGGATCGCGTGGGCCCCGCATTCATCTTGTCATGTCTGCACCGCTGGTTAGTTGATATACTTTGGTTTTActtgtaaattaaatttgtaaattaaactatgtaaattatttattctcacatcgGGCAACGCagtcttataacacgggtgttctgttttatacacctcatgtccgcttacaagttaccacgtatgtaacttaattattttCGCAtaacggggcaacgacagtagttataacacaggtgttctgtttcatacacctcatgtctgcttacaagttaccacgtatgtaacttattaatcctcgcataacggggcaacgacagtcgttataacacaggtgttttgtttcatacacctcatgtttactagttaccatgtatgtaactttgtgtcttacccaaggacatataGGCCCACAATTTAAGCAGCTTTAAACATTACACCCAGCATCTTTGATTACAATTATTGGTTGAACTGACTAAAGAGGGAATGTTACCACCAGCACATTGTGTTATGGTGACTGTGACATTGGTTTTGTTTCACCTCCAACAAGTAACACATGTGTTGTATTGTGTCTTACATGTGCCTCAGTGCCTGTCACTATTATTGATATGAATTCACTTCAACTGTAGGCGATGACCATCAAGCGTTAATATGGGACATACAGCAAATGCCACGAGCCATTGAGGATCCAATACTTGCTTACACAGCAGATGGGGAGATTAACCAGATACAGTGGGCTGCCGGGCAACCTGATTGGATTTCTATTTGTTACAACAAGACATTGGAAATCCTAAGGGTTTGAATCAGTGTtgcacaattttttatttttatattctgcCACATTTTCATTTGGAAACACTCTTAGGTTGCTGTGTTGAGTGACAATTgtgtgtgtgatgtcacactGCATATATTCCTATC of Ciona intestinalis unplaced genomic scaffold, KH HT000059.2, whole genome shotgun sequence contains these proteins:
- the LOC100186524 gene encoding DDB1- and CUL4-associated factor 7 is translated as MVSVPKRKEIYKYEAPWTVYAMNWSVRPDKRFRLAIGSFIEEYNNKVQIVSLDEERSEFKARSMFDHPYPCTKIIWIPDKKGVFPDLLATSGDYLRLWRVVSDTETRLECLLNNNKNSDFCAPLTAFDWNEVEPNLLGTSSIDTTCTIWGLETGQVLGRTNVVSGHVKTQLIAHDKEVYDIAFSRAGGGRDMFASVGADGSVRMFDLRHLEHSTIIYEDPTHQPLLRLCWNKQDPNYLATMAMDGVEVIILDVRVPCTPVAKLNNHRACVNGIAWAPHSSCHVCTAGDDHQALIWDIQQMPRAIEDPILAYTADGEINQIQWAAGQPDWISICYNKTLEILRV